One Archocentrus centrarchus isolate MPI-CPG fArcCen1 chromosome 10, fArcCen1, whole genome shotgun sequence genomic region harbors:
- the gpm6aa gene encoding glycoprotein M6Aa, producing MEEDMDEGQTQKGCLECCIKCLGGIPYPSLIATILLYAGVALFCGCGHEALTGTVTILQDYFEVVRSPMDALDVFTMIDIIKYVIYGIASAFFVYGILLMVEGFFTSGAIKDLYGDFKITTCGRCVSAWFIMLTYIFMLAWLGVTAFTSIPVFIYFNIWNICLNSTVLPGASLCLDPRQYGIVPIAEAKTICVGTDKFNRMCESNELDMTFHLFICALAGAGAAVIAMIHYLMVLSANWAYVKDACRMQKYEDIKSKEEQELHDIHSTRSKERLNAYT from the exons GATGTCTCGAATGCTGCATCAAATGCCTGGGCGGGATTCCATACCCATCCCTCATAGCCACCATCTTGCTGTATGCTGGTGTGGCCCTGTTCTGTGGCTGTGGGCACGAAGCCCTGACTGGCACTGTCACCATCCTCCAGGACTACTTTGAGGTGGTGAGGAGCCCCATGGATGCACTGGATGTCTTTACAAT GATTGACATTATTAAGTATGTGATTTACGGCATTGCGTCAGCTTTCTTCGTCTATGGCATCCTGCTAATGGTGGAGGGATTCTTCACGAGTGGTGCTATTAAAGACCTGTACGGGGACTTCAAGATCACCACCTGCGGACGCTGTGTCAGCGCTTGG TTCATCATGCTGACATACATCTTCATGCTGGCTTGGCTCGGAGTGACTGCATTTACCTCCATCCCAGTCTTCATATATTTCAACATCTGGAATATTTGCCTAAATTCTACTGTCCTGCCGGGAGCCAGCCTATGCCTTGACCCACGCCAGTATG GTATTGTGCCAATTGCTGAGGCCAAAACTATCTGCGTTGGCACTGACAAATTCAACAGGATGTGCGAATCTAACGAG CTGGACATGACGTTCCACCTGTTCATCTGTGCCCTTGCTGGAGCAGGAGCTGCTGTTATTGCCATG ATCCACTACTTGATGGTGCTGTCTGCCAACTGGGCCTACGTGAAGGATGCCTGCCGGATGCAGAAGTATGAGGACATCAAGTcaaaggaggagcaggagcttCACGACATCCACTCCACTCGCTCCAAGGAGCGCCTAAACGCTTACACATAA